CCAGTTTTCTCTGACATCCCCTAATGACTTTAAAGCTTGGCTCTGGCCTAGGAGATTTAATGACTATCATGTCCTGATGGCCATGTGTCTGCCTCTATTTGTCTCACTGAGATACACAAGGGATGGGACCACTGGGTTTTTAAATGCATTGAGGCTTCCTTTTTCTCAGGTGCTCCTTGTCCTGTGCTTACAGGTAACCAACACCCCTGAAACCCCACGGAAGCCCTCCCAGCCTCCTCCCCGGCCCCCTCCAGACTATCTGCGTGGTGGGCCCTCTCCTGCACCACTGCCAGCCCACCTCAGCAGGACGGTTAGGAGCTCCCCAGAGGCCGGGTCTCAAGTAGAAAGAAAGGAATCATCTAGGAGGCCTCCCCCAAGCCGGCCAGTGCCCCCAGCACCAAATTGCATCCTTTCCCAGGTAAGGGGGTTCTCAGCAACCCTGGGCCAGGGGCATCACTTCCAAGGCTGCTGGCAACAGGGAATTCAGAGGCTGGGAAGATGGAACTCACTGGGTCATGGGGtttctgccttttctgcattttgGTGACTAAAAGGGGCACACAAAGGGTTAGAGCAATGAGTTACGGAGGTATGACCTCCCCGGGCAGCCCCCAGACCGCAGGGGTTTTTTCTCCTGTTTATTCTATGATGAGCCACTACCCTCCTTCTCCTTAAAATGGACTTCTTCCAGTTCCCCATCCTCACCTCACCTCTAGTCTTTGCAAATCTCTTTCATCTGCCTGATATAATCCTTTTCCTTTGCATAGCCAACTCCTAGTCATCCTTAGATCTCCTCTAGATGCTGCTTCCCCTGAGAAGCCTGAGTCTGTTACCTCCATACTTATCTTTTCACAGTATTTATCCTACCAAATTACACTTGTTGGTGTCTTCCACTGGTTGGAAAGTCTAACTGAGAGATGTACCCCTGATGCCTTGGTCATTTGAGGGACCGGTCAAGGGGCAGGGCCTCTGGGAGGTGAGAGTGGTGTCTCAGCCATCCTCCACCTGCCCCCCACTGCTGTGCAGGGGAAGCGGAACCAACCTCCCCAGCAGCCTGCTCACCCAGCGTTCTGCTCTGACAGCTCTGACGGTGCCTTTTGGTGGGAAGTCCCCCAGCACAGGCACAGGTGCTTCCCAGGCGGTGGCCGGGCATGGTGCCTTCCGGAGCCTGGCCTGTGTGTTTCGGCTGTGACCCCTCAGTGGGGTTGGGGTGTGCTCAGTTTCCCCCTGGGACTGATTCTCTTGGACATGATGCAGAGGTCTCTGCTGGGGGCCAGGCCATCTCTGATCCTAAGGATGGTGGTGTTGGCACCAGGTTCTGGAGGGTCCCTGGGACCTGGAGCAGCATTACGTTTTGGCGGAGCTGAGAGCATCTGTTTGGTTCTCTGATGTGAAGCTGCTTCTCTCTGATTCCTCTTGTCTGGGGCATGAGTAGGATGGAGAAATGCATGTGGAAAGGGAGGGGAAGGATTgatggggagagaggagagggagggacggagaaagggaaaagagcaagaagagggagaagtagagagaagagagaagagagaaggggaggaagagggaagaaagtaCCTCTGTAGAGACAAGGAGTGTAAAGGGAGAACCAAGGTGCAGGGGAGGGAGTAGCAGGaccagagacagggagagagcaGACCATTCAGACCACTGTTCCTGTAAAGCCCACCCTGGAGGCTTGTTCAAAGAAGATGGGGCTGAGCCCTAGAGCAGGAGGGCGGCAGGGATCCAGCTGCAGAGGCTGCACATCTGCCAGGCTCCCACCCTCCCTGTTGGCCGCTGACAGGAGCCCAGAGCACAGAAGTGGCCCAGCCAGCGACAGAGACCCCAAAACATAGATCCAAGCCCAGCTTTTCCTGGGTGCTGGGCTCAGACGGGGCTCCTCCGGGGCAGGCAGTGAGAGGCAGCTGATCTGAGGAGGGGCTGGAGGGGTAAGGTCAGGGCAGCCACCTCCTTCCTCAACACCCTTCCAAGAAGTGCGTTGTTAGTTGTGTTTTCTTGTTGAGGTAGCGGAATCTCACAGAGTTAcaggaacttgcccaagatcccacAGTTTGCAAGTGGAGAAGCCAGAACCCGAACCCGGGTCTGACTCCAGACCCTCAACCACCCTGTGACCAGGTCCTGGCTTGGTCTCCTGCCCCAACTGAGTGAGAGGCTGCCTTGCCCTGGGGGGCACTCACGATCTAGAGAGGTTCTCTCAGAGCCAGGTGCCATGGGTCACCCTGGAAGGGTGGTCGTGGAACTTCATAacctcttttgttctttgaacCCATGTGTGTTGAGCATCCGCTCTGTGCCAGGCAATGGTGAGCAGAGCAGCTGCTGTCTTTACCTCATGGAGCTCAAGTTTTGCTGGGGAAGAGATGCAGGAATATGGGACGGGTTGTCAGTAATGAGCACTGTGAAGGAGGAGAGGCACAGAGTCCTTGGGAGTGTGTTTATGGGGGACTTGACCTAGTCTAGGAAGTctggaaggcttccctgaggggGTGATATTCGAGCCGAGACAGGAAGGATGAGCAGGAGTTAACCAGGTTGTGAGGGGCCGGGGAAGTGGGAGGTTTCCCAGCCCAGACCCTGATGGGAAAGATCCAGCAGTTGGAGGGAACTTAAAGGCCCAGTGTAGCTGTGGCCCAGGGAGCTATGGGCTGAAGCTGGAGAGCCAGGAGGAGCCGGACTGTGCCAGGCGTCCTGGGCAGGACCTTGGTCTACGCTCCACGGAAAAGAGGTGGCAATGGCATGGTGGGGACGTGCTCAGATCTGCCATTTACAAGGATGACTTTTTAGGCTTCCTTGAGGtaggagggaaggaggcagagcaCCCTGGGAGGAGGTTCGTGGATGCTTCTGGAACAGCTATAGCTactcaactatttttttttacttgagtGAGAATTACGTAGATGTGTTCCCTTTGCAATAACTCACCTGGTTATATACTTAGGATTTATTCACCTTTTATAGGTATATTacacttcaattttaaaaagtttaaaaaatataaaaggctCGCTGTGGCAGCAATGTGAATGTATGATCAGAGCAGGACAAGACTGGATGCACAGATACGCTAGTTAGGTGTTAAAGCTGATGATGCTTGGAGTGAGGAGTGGCAGGGGTGATGGAGAGAGGCAGATGAGAGATGTGTGAAGATGAAATAGACTTGGGGAAAGATTGCAGATCTCCAAAAAGGCTTTTTTCTGAGCATATAAACATTAAGTACACAAATAAACCCTATTTCTTTTTAAGCGGGACCCTACGGTATACACCATGTTCAATTGATGTTGACCTGTAATATatcaaaatcattttcttttgagTGGGCCCCTCTGGCCCTTGAGTGAGGCTTGTTGCTTTGTTTCCAGGATTTCTCCAGGCCCCAGCCACCCCAGAAGGCTCTGCCAGCGAACCCAGTGCCAGGCCGCAAGGTCCTCCCAAAGCCAGGCGGGCCCCCCATGCTGCCGCCCCCTGCTGCGGGCCCTCGGCACACGCGGCCTCTGGCAGCACCTGTCCAAAAGGTGAGTCTGAGGAAGACCTCAAGGCAAAAGCCGGTGCCAGAAGGTTCCAGGAACGGGAGTAGGTGGTTGAGAAAACAAACCGGTGCATGCTTCTTATCATCTGGGCTGAACTTCCAAGGACAAAAGCTGAGGACAGTTAAAAGCTAAGCGTTTCTTGGTGCCTGCTTGACTGACCCTTAAATTAGTGATAGAGTCTTTTGGTTGCATGTGAAAGATGTTGCTTAGGAGCCTGAGCTGTGGCGACAGACCAAGGTGACTTCATACCCGGATCTGCAGATGACCCTGCGCAAGTCACTCTCTTGGGCCTCAATTTCTTTCATCCTCAAAAAAGGCAGTAATTAGCAACAATAACCAGCCTCACAAGGTTGCTGTGCAGATTGAGTTGGTCAATTTACATAAACTGCCCGGCAGATGGTAGGCTGCACCAAAGGGCCCACTTGTTTCTTCCCCGCGGCTGCCATATTCTCAGGTTGCTGATCCTGGGAGCTGGGTCAGTGAGGGATGAGAGGAGAAAAGCTGGCTGAAAACCTGCATTCCCACCAGGCGTTGGAAAATCTGCGGGCTGAGCTGCAGCTTTAGGGGACAAGAAAGGGGGAAGGATTGATTCTTTGGCTAGCAATGGGGGGCCACCGTACCTCACTATACACGTGATTATCTGGATGAGCAGATAATCTCCTGGGAACCCTTTTTTCTCAGCAGACTTATCTGTCTATCCTTCCAACCTGTCAAAAGCGAGAGAACAGCTCCTCATGGATCCCAGGTGCTGATGGCTGATTTTTcccccctcctttctctttccgTAGTTACCTGAATACAGATCACAGAGGATTGGAGGGATGACCAACTCGAAAATCTAGCCCCACCTAAGGGGCTTCTCACCATACTTGAGGACTCACAGCACCACAGACGATCCCATGGCCACAGAATCTGGAAAAATCAAGTCTGACCACCTCTGAgctcctctttccctcctcctgGAACCACCACATCTCAGAAAATCTCCTTCTTGACTTCCTGCCTCCTCGGCCTCCTCAGAGGCCCCGAGGAACTACTCTCCAGTGGGATCTAAGTGTTGTGTGCAATATCCAGccctgggtggggagaggagggcacGGAGGAGGATGGATGCCAGCTtccccctccccatctccctttAACTGGCCCCTCGGTGCAGAGGAAGGGGAGGTGGTCTGAGGGTGTCTGAGCTGGCAAGATGTGCTGGGACAAGTCCTGTTCAGCCCCTCAGGCCAGGACTTGGCTTGGAGAAGCCGTCCATCCATGTCCCATGGGGAGGGCACGTGTGCGAGCTTTCCATTGCTTCTGTCTTCTTCAGAGGTCCCAGGCTGGGTAGAGGCGGGGCACGTGCCTATCCCTCCTTTTAGCCCCAGGAATTGAGACGGGGTCAGACCAGCCACGGCTGGGGCCCTGCTCAAGGCTTGGTTGAAGCATCTGAGGTGACAGTTCCTGGCTACGTGGCTGCATGTGAACAagccaccaccccccacccatccCCTGCATCCCCTCTTTACATGGGTCACTCTGACTCAGACAGGTACTATTTGTAGGTAATGTAGACAGCAGGGGGAGCCCCAGGTTTGGGCCTCCTCTGAGCCATAATGCCAAAGGGTGCGACTCTCGAGAATTCTTGGttgctctttgttttctcttctgccCTTGCTGGGTGCCCCATGCTTTTGATTTCTCCTTCCCCTCTCAGACCCTCTGTGATGCGTGGTGATTGGTGAGTGGTCTCAGCAGTCCGAATTCCCTGATGCCCTGGTGCTCGGCCTGCCTCAAGGCTTGGCTGCTTGGACTCCATGCATTGGATCTCAAGATTGTTGACAGAGTAGATGTGGGGTGTGGCTATGGGGGTCAGATCTCTATTTTTCACTGTATTTTGTGACTTTGCCAGGGTGAAGCTCTTCCTGCCTATCTCTGGCCCAAATCTAGGCaagccccccagccccccgccAAGGAAGGCAGCGGGGAGCGGACATTCTAGAAACCCCAGCATTTGGGGACCCGCCTCTCCCTGGTGGTTGGCCTCTGACTTGAGTTGGGACGGGTGGCCCCTGAGCTGTCTCTAGCCACAGGGAGCTGGTCAGAGAACTCTAGAGAAGGCAGCAAACAGAAATGCACCCCTACCCAGGCTTTTTATCTTCTGCTCCCCTTCATGCTCTCTTTCTGGTCATTGCCCTGATCTGACCCACATGAAAAAGAACTCTAATCAGATGGGAGAATTATCCTCCTGTATCTTCcctggggcagggaaggagggctGTGTGGGTTGTAGGTGCTCTGCTAGGTAGGACGACTTTCACAAAGCAGCTGGAGACATCCTCTGGGCGACTGTCTCCCGCCCTCAGACAGGTGCTAGGTGGCCCACCAGAGGGGAGCTAGCCTGACTTCCACTCCTCCCCAGGGTTCCCAGGGGCCTCTCCACCTCCTGCCATGAGCAGTTATTTGCTCTTGAGATCTTCCAGGCAAGGAAGAGGTTTGAGCTTTTGACTCCTCATCCACCGCCCCAGGGCCTCCTTATAGTTCTCTGCACACAACAGGTGCTTAATAGATGCTCTTGGATTTACAGACAAGTGGGAGATACAGGATGTGCACCTGGGAACAAACACGGGTGGATCTAGAAAGATCTCAGGAAAATGAGTCTCTCTCCTCTCGGGTAGCTGAGACATTCATGTCCTCCTTCTCTGACAAGGGCCATCTGCTGCTCTCCACACCCAGCCTCCTACTTCAGCCAGGGGACAGCTTCCATCAAAATGTGCTACCCCAAATGTCCCCATCCCTCCAGGCTGAGTCCCAGAAAAGTAATGGTCAAAACACctctgcaaaagaaaaaatattgcctGCAGATGCTCCAGTGGTTGGTCCCACTTTCTCCCTTCCCTGAGAGGGAAGTCTCAGCCATCCTGGCCATGGGAGGCTTTTGAACCCCAAATCCACTCTCCCTGCAACCACAGACAGAGACCagggtttggtttttgttttttgttttgtttttcattattttcacatCACTGGCATCGCCCCAAATTTTACTGTGAACTGGAAGatggtagtttttttttgttttgttttgttttgtttttaattattagagTATTTTGGCAGCTGGTTCTATTTACTGTTTCATTCCTGGCTCAGTTCAGGGAGCCGGGAATTGACAGGCCAGGGAGGCTGCTCAGGGGGAAGACTGGCCATCACGCATCCCCGTTCCTTCCTGTGCTCAGTGTGCTGCTATGAGGTGTCAGAAACACACCCAGAGTTAGGTAAGGAGAGACTTGATTGAAAGGATCattgcaagaaaggaaaagggactcATGCAACAGAGctggggtggaggggcaggggaATGTCTGTTGCAATAGATAATCCCCTTGACCATAAGATCTGCAGGGCCCCCAACTCAGGCAGTAAAGGACTTTTCTTTTACTGGGAGGTGTAAACAAGACTAGAAAGAACCAGGTTCAGGGAATGTATTTCTTCGTGTTCAGCCTTTTTTGGGAGAGGTTGATAAGGAGGGGTTGTGTGCTGGCTCTGGCTGGGGGTGAGTGGAAGTTCAGGCCCCCGTGTGGAGGAGAAAAACTTAACCAAAGCTTGGTCAAGTCAGTTAACAAGTTCTGGTTCAGATCCCTGTAAATCtttctaaaagcaaaataaacctcTTGCCAGTTTCAGGAGCCAGGAATGTGTTTCTTAAGAGCCTTGGAGCCTTCTCTTTGAAATGTAAACATACTCTTGTCTCTGGGTATCTCAGCCTAGGTTCCCGGCTCCATGCTATAATGACCTGCTTGTGATAGGTTCTTTCTAGCCTTGTTCACTGCTccctataaaagaaaaacccttTTCTGCCCAAGCTGTGGCAGACCTTATGGTCTGAGATGCTTGCTTACATATGGTGGGAGTATTCTCCTATTGCATTAGCCCCTTCCCCCTCTTGCAATATCCTTTTGAATAAAGTCTCTCCTTACCAATAACTGTGTTTTATTTGACAGAGGGTATGGAagacttgcattttaaaaaaactgggGACCACTTCTAAAGTCAGTGATTGTGTTATATGCATGTATAACAGCTCTGCTGGACACCCAAGAGAGCCGAGGGCATGCCAGCTGGAAAGGAGCCCCCGTCCCTAGGGAAGCCTAAGGAGAGGTTCTGCAGAATCCAGGTCAAGCGGCTCCAACGTCACCCTTCCGCCCATCCTCTCACCCCATCCactgtgtgcacatatgtgtcTGGGATCCAGGGCaatgtgaattttcttttcttttcggAGATTGTTCACAGCAAACAGATCCTCTTCTCTCTTGTCCACCTATTAATTGTTTACAATGATATTTGTACATCTATGCAAAATACTTGAATGGGCCATTgtgcctttttttccttgttcGTATTTAATTAAAAGGAATTGTTTGTCATTTGAAATGTAGTCTGGTTTTGCaatgctttttctttccttttttttttttttttgaatcttcattttattgagatacattcacacaccacgcagtcatacaaaacaaatcatacattcgattgttcacagtaccatcacatagccgtacattcatcacctgcatcaatccctgacaccttcattagcacacacacaaaaataacaataataataattaaagtgaaaaagagcaattgaagtaaaaaagaacactgggtacctttgtctgtttgtttgtttccttccctaattttctacttatccatccataaactagacaaaggggagtgtggtccttatggctttcccaatcccttggCAATGCTTTTTCGTTTTCTAAATGTCCCATGCTCAGACTGGATAGGATCGAGCACCTGTTGACTCCTCCTCAGAAGCAAAGAGCTCCTACAAAGACCAGTCCAACCCAAGGCCATTATGGTAGCCCTTTGGCCACAGAGAAGCCCGAGGTCCTCCCATGGCCAGTAGAGGGGGCTGTTGGTCTTTGTACCTGGACACAGGCTGGGCTAGTTTAATTAGGTCTTGGATCATTAAAGGCAGAAGAATGATCCTGGGATTCTCTAATGAGTTTCTTCTCATCTTATACTACTGGGATTTTAGAAGAGATCTATGACCCTCTTTTTGCCTCCTCATCTTATTGCTCGGGAGCCTGTACCTTAAAGTGGGGAGAGGCTTGCCAAGGTGCAGAGCCAGGGCAAAGCTTGGAGTGCTTTCTGACCCCTGAGTCCTGTGGCAAGCTCACATTTAGTGCTTCCCAGCCCGCAAAAGGATCCCAACCTCCATCCCTCATTTGATTCCTACCTCAATTCTGAGGTTCTCTAAGAGAGATGGAATAATAACCACGACAggagctaacatttactgaatatgtAACATGAGCTAGGAACTATGCTACTTTCTTTTCATGGATTattccatttaatcttcacagagACTCTGGAAACAGGTCCTCGATGGCTGACTGCGTGTCTTCTAATCCTTCTGGGTTATGAGATGGCCTGAGGACACCAAAGGAATTAAAACACACATGCATTCACCACTGCAATGACTGCTCATGAAATTAGTCCCCACCCAAACATCCCTACCTGCTCTGAGCTGACGGTCCTGTATTGGTCAGCATCATCATACATAGCCTGGttggagacctgggttcaaatctcaactCTGCTTCTTAGTCGATGTGTGAACCAGAGCAAGCCCCAGAAGagattctcttttctctctaccGATGggaataatacctacctcaaaaGTGTGATCATCAGTGAAGCTCTCTGTGAGAAAGCACCCAATAGTGTCTGGCACAGGCTGCATGCTCAGCAACTGCTGACTAAATTGGATTGAGAACTGCTCTGCTAATATGCCAGGGTTCTTTTCGGAACTGCTTTGAGTTGAGAGCTGATTCCCAAGAGAGTTTGGGCATGGAAGGGAACTGTATTGCTtcttcattcaataaatgctatGTACTACACTGAGGGCAAACAGTAAATGAAGATCaactctcatggagcttatatccAGAGAGGGGAGACAAcacagatctctctctctctctctcacacacacacacacacacacacacacacacacacacacacacaccacacacgcACCCAAAGTAATGTCAGATTATGCAACTGGGGACAAGTTTAGTCTTTTGGAGGAACACAGTGTATCCTGGTGGTTGAAAGTGTGGGCTCAGAGCCAGACATCAATTTTTACTCttcttggctgtgtgaccttgggcaaattcaTAAACCTCTCTGAGTCCCTTTCCTCAcacataaaataggaataaaatatataaataaactttGGGATTTGAGGGGATTTAAAAAGAATTCACACAAAGCACTCAGCACCGTGCCAGATAAGGGCTCGGGCGTCAAGGGATCTTCAGCTGTCTAAAAAAGACACTCTAGTGCAGGAGTGGCTCATGGAAAACATAGGGGCTTCCTTGGCAGCCACTCTGAGATCAGGGACCAGCCCCCAGCACCAGAGGAAACAATATAATTACTCTGTGTCCAAGGAAGGCCGAGAAACATGTATGAAGGAAACACACTCTGAAGTCTTTATTCTTGACCCTGCAGACCATACTGTCAGGTCCCTCAGGTTCCTTCCATTCTCAAGATCCAACATGTTGCATTGATCTTATTTACAGACAGAAACCCACATTCATTAAAAACTGGGGGTTGAGGCTGGAGCCTGCCTGTTGGTCAGCTGGGCCTTGGGAGCTCCACAGTCAGCCAGAGTTTGGCCTGGGCTTGGCTGTGCTTAGGACACGGGACATAAACACAGGAATGGAGCTGCCATTTCCACAGGGAGGGCTGAGGGCTGAGGGCCAAGTCTGCCTTTTTTACAGATGTGCTGCCTTCCTGGCTGCCCTCTCCAATGGTGCCTGCCCCACCCTCTACATTCTTTCAGCTagaaagaaggcaggaagggaAGAGAGCAATTATCTTTCTCTCCAGCTGCTCTTTTTGGATGCTTCTAGCCAAATGGGAGGGGACCAACGGCCGCCCCTCCAGCAGGTGGAGTGGAGCAGCCACAACCCCCTGCCTCCCAGTGCGGGCAGCTCGGGGACTTGGGGACTTGGTGGCAATCTGGTTTTAACAGCCAGAATGCACCCCATGCTGAGTCTGTGCTCCCACTTGGTCACTGAGGCTCAAGGCCAACTCCACTAGTCAAGACTGAGGTTGCAGGCCAGAAATTACCCCAGAGCCCTTTTCGActagggttcttggttggcacCAGTGTAAACACAAATGTTAGCCCCTGGTTTCCAGAGAGCCTCTGACTACTTTTGGCCAAATCCTGAGTTTGCTCCTCACACTTTTCCCCACATCGCCAAATCATATTTGGAATACTCCTTGAAGAAAAGGAGAATGCTTTCTGCTGAATTCTAGCTTGACAGCCAGACCATTTTTAAGAACAGAGCAgctgctgttctttctccagacTAAGGCACAACGAAGCACTGTAGTCAACAGAATTGGCCGTGAAgcatcttttgttgttgttttactctGAGTCCTAAGATCACTGCCTGAATGTGTCAGCGACTGACTCCTTaggatggagagagggagagagagaacgaGAGAGTGAGAGGAGATGGGGATGGGGTGATGGAAACGATGCTGACCCCCAGGCTGGACTTCTTGGGGAATGGGCTGGTTGAAATTTTTCCCTGAGACATCTGATGCTTTCACAGTAAGAAGGGCAGCTGAGGTCTTGCTTGTGTCTCCAAAGGGGACATGGCAAAAGCAACATGGAATTTGACATTAGTTGCATCTCTGCTGGCTCTGGGTAGAGAAGCATGCCGACGCTCTCTCTGGCCTCTAGGACCCGCTGCCCCTTCTTTTTAGGCCGAGATACAGCAGTTTGAACTCAGGATGAGAAGTGGTGCTAAGGATTTCCTGACAACCAATATCTCAGGGAGGTTCTTGGATTCTGCTACATTCAACAGGTCAAATTCTATGTTTTTCCCAACAATGTATGCAGCCAGGGACGGCACCGAGTGGGAAGGAAGGTCCAGGGGACCCGCTGGCACCAATGTAAAGTAGGCTATTTGGTCACTGAGGCTCTGTTTCTAGGAAGTTCTGGCACCACCACTCACTGGGTAGGGATATTTCTCCTGGAAACAGTGATGAGGTATAAACGAAAATCTCAAGGGAAGGGAGCCCATTGGTAACAGtgctgaaaatgaaaataaccgGATGATTCTgaaattgaaaactcagactgttCCATAGGCTCGCCCTCTCACTCCGTACTCTTTAAGAACGGATTATAAATACTTTGGGCTTTTCTTCTGGCGATGGGGTGCTGGAGCGTTCCATATTGTTCACCAGGTCGTTCTTGTCTTCCAGTCTGATGACAGTGGGCTCCgggttgggaggtgggggtgggtttTTGTGCATGCGGGGCAAGCTGGCCCCGCTGATGTCCAGGTCTTTGAAAGCATGAAGCATGAAGACACCCAGGATGATGGTGACAAAGCCAGCGAGCGTGCCCACAATGTCCACTCCCGACATGCTGTGCCACTCCTTGAAGAGAATGATGGAGGAGGTCACCACCACTGTGGTGAAGGTCACGTAGTAGATGGGGAACACCAGGGAGGCGTTGAAGATGTCCAGGGCCCTGTTGAGGAAGTTGACCTGCGTGCTGAGTGACAGTGCCAGGATGAGGGACAGGACGTAGGGGAGGGGGTGCCGCACCACCGGCATCCCCTGGAAGAAGTTCCTAATGGTGATGCCCAGCCCCTTGACGGCCGTCACGGAGAAGGCCCCGATGACGGAGCAGATGATGATGTAAATAAGGATATTCCTTTGCCCATAACGAGGGGCGAGGACGAAGATGAGGATGAGGCAGAACACCAGCAGCAGCACAGCGAACACGATGTACCCttcgggagggagggagggaggcaggtgaCCTGAGCTGCAGAGGATGTGCTTAGCATCTAGAGCCCCACGCCCAGGACAAGAGAGTGTAGCCTTAAGAGCCCGGGCTCTAGAGGCAGAGAAATACAGGCTCCAGACCCAGCTGCACAACTTTTTAATAATTTGGGCAAATTATTAAACCCCCAAGACCTCATTTGCCTTATCTGTTAAGGAGGACTAATAACAGGATCCTACTTAAGGGCTGTTTTGTGGGATGAAATAAGATGATGCAAAGTAAGCACTTAAAATAGAGCCTGATACATAACAAACACTTAATGAGTGGCAGCAATCTATATCAGGCCAGGAAGTCTTTAAGCTAGCCTTGCAAACAAGTACCAGCCCACCAATAATTCTTTCTATAGCTTTTCTTCTCCCCAAGATGACAGCTCCCAAGATGGGGAGAAATCAGTCAGACTAACCCCATGGGCCATCCTGCTCAGGGAATGCTTGGAGCCTACCTGTGTCTTTCATCTTGGATGCCATCTCAACGACTGTAGTCACCTTTTCTTCCTCGGGGGCATGTATCACCATCACTGTGCTGCCAGTCACACAGATCACACAGCCCAGCTTTCCAAGCAAATTCAGACTCTCTCCCAGGAAATAAGAGGAGAGGATGGCACTGCAGGTGGAAATGGGAGAAAGTGCTTCGTTTTTCTTGAAGAAAGCTGGGAGCTGAGCAAGCACTAACGGAAAACAACAGGTCAGG
Above is a genomic segment from Choloepus didactylus isolate mChoDid1 chromosome 11, mChoDid1.pri, whole genome shotgun sequence containing:
- the NIPAL4 gene encoding magnesium transporter NIPA4, with protein sequence MELPASNASCENGSLISIYCSSQPVLCQIVGDLSSEAPGNATFISWQERVRKYYGFYIGLGLAFLSCFLIGSSVILKKKGLLRLVATGATRAVDGGYGYLKDAMWWAGFLTMAAGEIANFGAYAFAPATVVTPLGALSVLISAILSSYFLGESLNLLGKLGCVICVTGSTVMVIHAPEEEKVTTVVEMASKMKDTGYIVFAVLLLVFCLILIFVLAPRYGQRNILIYIIICSVIGAFSVTAVKGLGITIRNFFQGMPVVRHPLPYVLSLILALSLSTQVNFLNRALDIFNASLVFPIYYVTFTTVVVTSSIILFKEWHSMSGVDIVGTLAGFVTIILGVFMLHAFKDLDISGASLPRMHKNPPPPPNPEPTVIRLEDKNDLVNNMERSSTPSPEEKPKVFIIRS